The Streptomyces nitrosporeus genome includes a window with the following:
- a CDS encoding DUF3000 domain-containing protein: protein MARAQGHFSDQSDGAGTEEGGEDDPVAPAFRSAVETLRSAHLRPELEVEPTRPPKRLAPYAYALEAAVVDGEEDLADGRLVLLHDPAGHDTWQGTFRLVTLVRAELEPEMAADPLLPEVCWSWLTGALDARGLSYGEAGGTVTRAGSHYFGTLSARLSATQIEIRASWTPREDRDGVPDVGAHLSAWGELLCQLAGLPPSGTADAAVVTLPQRRGPQAP from the coding sequence ATGGCTCGGGCTCAGGGACACTTTTCCGATCAATCCGATGGCGCCGGCACCGAGGAGGGCGGGGAGGACGATCCGGTCGCGCCCGCGTTCCGGTCGGCGGTCGAAACTCTGCGCTCCGCGCACCTGCGCCCCGAACTGGAGGTCGAGCCGACACGGCCGCCCAAGCGGCTCGCCCCGTACGCGTACGCCCTGGAGGCGGCGGTCGTGGACGGCGAGGAGGACCTCGCCGACGGGCGTCTGGTCCTGCTGCACGACCCGGCCGGCCACGACACCTGGCAGGGCACCTTCCGGCTGGTGACGCTCGTACGCGCGGAGCTCGAACCGGAGATGGCCGCCGATCCGCTGCTGCCCGAGGTCTGCTGGTCCTGGCTGACGGGCGCGCTGGACGCGCGGGGCCTGTCGTACGGGGAGGCGGGCGGCACGGTGACGCGCGCGGGCTCGCACTACTTCGGCACCCTGTCCGCGCGCCTTTCCGCGACCCAGATCGAGATCCGCGCCTCCTGGACGCCCAGGGAGGACCGTGACGGGGTGCCGGACGTGGGCGCGCACCTGTCGGCGTGGGGCGAGCTGCTCTGCCAGCTCGCCGGCCTGCCGCCGTCGGGCACGGCCGACGCGGCGGTCGTCACGCTCCCGCAGCGGCGCGGCCCCCAGGCGCCGTAG
- a CDS encoding helix-turn-helix transcriptional regulator: protein MSVLLEQPASLVAYRPNKPTAMVVVADPRVRSTVTRHLWALGVRDVIEASSIAEARPRVGNPRDICVADVHLPDGSGLTLLSETRAAGWPNGLALSAADDIGAVRNALAGGVKGYVVTGTRTNIGHPGRPGMSAIGIGAARAHRRPPGSPSHPGGYRELSGREVEVLRLVAEGQSNKAIGVSMGLSALTVKSHLARIARKLGTGDRAGMVAVALRTGIIH from the coding sequence GTGTCCGTTCTCCTCGAGCAGCCCGCAAGCCTGGTCGCCTACCGCCCGAACAAGCCGACGGCCATGGTCGTCGTGGCCGACCCGCGCGTCCGTTCCACCGTCACCCGCCATCTGTGGGCACTCGGAGTTCGTGACGTCATCGAGGCGTCGTCCATCGCGGAGGCCCGCCCCCGCGTCGGCAACCCACGCGACATCTGCGTTGCCGACGTCCACCTGCCCGACGGTTCCGGGCTGACCCTGCTGTCCGAGACCCGAGCCGCGGGCTGGCCGAACGGCCTCGCCCTCTCCGCCGCCGACGACATCGGGGCGGTACGCAACGCCCTCGCCGGCGGTGTGAAGGGGTACGTCGTCACCGGTACCCGCACCAACATCGGCCACCCCGGCCGTCCCGGCATGTCCGCCATCGGCATCGGCGCCGCCCGCGCCCACCGCAGGCCCCCCGGGTCCCCGAGCCACCCGGGCGGCTACCGCGAACTGTCCGGCCGCGAGGTGGAGGTGCTCCGCCTGGTGGCCGAAGGCCAGTCCAACAAGGCCATCGGCGTCTCGATGGGCCTCTCCGCACTCACCGTCAAGAGCCATCTCGCCCGCATCGCCCGCAAGCTGGGCACCGGGGACCGCGCCGGCATGGTCGCCGTGGCCCTGCGCACCGGCATCATCCACTGA
- a CDS encoding HRDC domain-containing protein, translating into MTDAQETAEDTSLRTTGGAPPDDVAPAPIPLLEPREGIPPVVATDDALAGVVAAFAAGRGPVAVDAERASGYRYGQRAYLVQLRREGAGSTLIDPVGCPDLSVLGDALTGTEWILHAATQDLPCLRDIGMVPTSLFDTELAGRLAGFPRVGLGAIVENLLGYALEKGHSAVDWSTRPLPEPWLRYAALDVELLVDLRDALEAELERQGKLEWALEEFEAIASAPPAPPRKDPWRRTSGMHKVRRRRQMAVVRELWTARDQVAQRRDVSPGKVLGDAAIIEAALAMPSHVQALTALPGFGHRMGRRQLEQWQAAVDRARALPEAELPQPGQQPAGPPPPRAWADKDPAAAARLSAARTAVSGLAEQLHMPQENLITPDTVRRVCWEPPKSLTPGAVETALAGYGARRWQIEQVAPLLLRALGSGA; encoded by the coding sequence GTGACCGACGCCCAAGAGACCGCAGAAGACACATCACTGCGAACCACCGGGGGCGCTCCCCCGGACGACGTCGCCCCGGCGCCGATCCCCTTGCTCGAACCGCGCGAGGGCATCCCCCCGGTGGTGGCGACCGATGACGCGCTGGCCGGGGTCGTGGCGGCCTTCGCCGCGGGGCGGGGCCCCGTGGCGGTCGACGCCGAGCGCGCCTCCGGTTACCGCTACGGCCAGCGCGCCTACCTCGTCCAGCTGCGCCGCGAAGGCGCCGGGAGCACGCTGATCGATCCGGTCGGCTGCCCCGACCTGTCGGTCCTGGGCGACGCGCTGACCGGCACCGAGTGGATCCTGCACGCGGCGACCCAGGACCTGCCCTGCCTGCGCGACATAGGCATGGTCCCCACCTCGCTCTTCGACACCGAGCTGGCCGGGCGGCTGGCCGGGTTCCCCCGGGTCGGCCTCGGCGCCATCGTCGAGAACCTCCTGGGGTACGCCCTGGAGAAGGGCCACTCCGCCGTCGACTGGTCCACCCGCCCCCTGCCCGAGCCGTGGCTGCGCTACGCCGCGCTCGACGTCGAGCTGCTGGTGGACCTGCGCGACGCCCTGGAGGCGGAGCTGGAGCGGCAGGGCAAGCTGGAATGGGCCCTGGAGGAGTTCGAGGCCATCGCGTCGGCACCCCCCGCGCCCCCGCGCAAGGACCCCTGGCGCCGGACCTCCGGCATGCACAAGGTGCGCCGCCGCCGCCAGATGGCCGTCGTACGGGAGCTGTGGACCGCCCGCGACCAGGTGGCGCAGCGCCGGGACGTGTCGCCCGGCAAGGTCCTCGGCGACGCAGCGATCATCGAGGCGGCCCTGGCCATGCCCTCCCATGTGCAGGCGCTGACCGCGCTGCCCGGGTTCGGCCACCGGATGGGGCGCCGCCAGCTCGAACAGTGGCAGGCGGCCGTGGACCGGGCCAGGGCGCTCCCCGAGGCGGAGCTGCCGCAGCCCGGCCAGCAGCCGGCCGGCCCGCCGCCCCCGCGGGCCTGGGCCGACAAGGACCCGGCCGCGGCGGCCCGTCTGTCGGCGGCCCGTACGGCGGTGTCGGGGCTCGCCGAGCAGCTGCACATGCCGCAGGAGAACCTGATCACCCCCGACACGGTGCGGCGGGTCTGCTGGGAGCCGCCCAAGAGCCTCACCCCGGGGGCGGTGGAGACGGCGCTGGCCGGGTACGGCGCACGCCGGTGGCAGATCGAGCAGGTCGCCCCGCTCCTGCTGCGCGCGCTGGGCAGCGGCGCCTGA